The genomic region GAACTCACTGAGGCGATGAAGGCGGGTCAGTCGCGGCTGTCGTTCCATCTCAAGGTGCTCAAGGAGGCGGGCCTGATTCTGGATCGTCGGGAAGGACGCTGGATGTACTACGCGATCAATCCCGAGGCGATTGAGAGCTTGGAGGAACTGGTGAAGACATTAAAGCGGGCGGCGAAGTCTGGGGGGGCTGGGCGCCGGTGCTGTTGACTCTTTTTTTGGCTCCGATGAATCAATATTTCTTGATGTGAGGTGCTCGATGAACCGTCCTGCCGATATCAAAGCGCACGTACGAGACGAATATGGCCAGGCGGCGCGCCAGGCCCAGAGCGATAAACCGTCCTGTTGCGGAACCGGTCACGTGCTCCAAGGGGACGCCTTGGATCCGATTACCGGCAACCTGTACGGAGCCGAGGAGACCGCAGAACTACCAGCCGAGGCGCTGCGTGCCTCCTTCGGCTGCGGTAATCCCACGGTCTTGGCCAGCATTCAACCAGGCGAGACGGTGCTGGACCTGGGATCAGGCGGCGGGATCGACGTGCTCCTTTCGGCTCGGCGGGTTGGACCGACTGGGAAAGTCTACGGGCTGGACATGACCGATGAGATGCTAGTGTTGGCGCGAGAGAATCAGCGGAAAGTCGGGATGACCAACGTGGAGTTTCTCAAGGGCGACATTGAGCAGATTCCGCTCCCGGATCAGTCTGTTGACCTGATTCTCTCCAATTGTGTCATCAACCTGGCGCCCGATAAAGACCGCGTGGCGACTGAGGCGTTTCGCGTGCTCAAGCCCGGCGGCCGCCTCGCGGTCTCCGACATTGTGATCCGCGGCGAGATGCCGGTGGAAATCCGCCATAGCGTGGAGCTGTGGGCGGGATGTGTCGCGGGGGCGTTGGAGGAGTCGGTCTATCGCGAGACCTTACGCCGGGCCGGGTTTGAACAGATCACTATTGAACCCACTCGGGTCTATTCGGCAGCCGACGCGCGAGGCTTCCTCCTCGGTGCGGGGCTCGACGTTGAGACGGTGGCCCATAGCATCGATGGGAAGTTCATGAGCGGATTCGTCCGGGCCATCAAACCCGCATCGGCGAAGACCTGTTGCGGTCCAAGCTGCTGCGCATGAAGCAGCCAGGAAACTCGACCATGGATGTCGCGTTGACGGTTCCGGTCCCGCAGGCAGCCAAACGACTAAATCTCTTCGAACGCTATCTCAGCCTGTGGGTGGTCGGCTGCATGCTCATGGGCGTGGGGCTCGGCCGGGCGTTTCCGGGGATCGTTCAGCATCTCCGGAGCCTGGAAGTAGGCGAGGGCAGCCACATCAATCTGCCCATGGCGCTGCTCATCTGGCTGATGATCGTGCCGATGATGATGAAGGTCGACCTGGCCTCGCTGCGTCTGGTCGGGCAGCGGCCAACGGGCCTATTCGTCACGCTCGTGGTGAACTGGCTGGTAAAACCCTTTTCGATGGCGCTGTTCGCTTGGGTGTTCTTTCGCTACCTCTTTGCCGCGTGGATGACGCCCAGTGAAGCCGAGCAGTATATCGCCGGATGCATCATCCTGGCCGCCGCCCCCTGTACGGCCATGGTCTTCGTCTGGAGCTACCTCACGGACGGTGATCCGGCCTATACGCTGGTTCAGGTCACGGTGAATGACCTGCTGATGCCGGTGCTGTTTGTTCCCATCATTGGTCTGTTGATCAGTGGGGCGTCGTCGCTTTCGGTGCCCTATGCCGTCCTGTGGTATTCGGTGCTGGCCTTCGTCGTGATTCCACTGACCATAGGGACACTCCTCCGGGCATGGCTCATGCGTCAGTATGGAGCGCGATGGTTCACCGACGACTTCTTGCCACGATTTGCACCCGTCACCATTGCGGCCTTGTTGCTTACACTGGTGCTGATCTTCGCGTTTCAGGCCGACAACATCCTCACCAATCCATGGCACGTGGCGCTCATCGCGGTACCGATCGTGCTGCAGGTATATCTGAATGCCGCATTGGCCTATGGCCTGATGCAGCGGCTGGGCGTGCCCTATGCGGTTGCGGCCCCAGGGTCGTTGATTGGGGCGAGTAACTTCTTCGAGCTAGCCGTGGCAACAGCCATTGCCCTCTTTGGTCCGGAATCTGGCGCCGCTCTGGCAACGGTCGTCGGCGTGTTGGTCGAGGTTCCAGTGATGCTTTCCGTCTGCGGCATCTGTACCCGCACTCGCCACTGGTTTCCTTTGAAGCAGGTCGCATGAAGCCGCGCATCCTCTTTCTCTGTACGGGAAACTCAGCCCGGAGCCAAATGGCCGAGGCGCTGCTGACCCTGATTGCCGGAGACCACTTCGACGTGGCTAGCGCTGGCACGCATCCCGTGGGCGTGCATCCCATGACAGTCGCGGTGATGAAGGAACTTGGCGTCGAGAGGAGCGGTTACCGATCCAAGTCCGTCCAAGAGTTCATCGGCCAGCAGTTCGACTACGTCATTACCGTGTGCGATCGGGCCAAGGAGACGTGCCCGATATTTCCCTCAGCCTCCCGCTTGCTCCACTGGAGCTTCGACGATCCGGCCTCCGTCACGGAAGCGGTGCGGCGGGAGGCGTTCGTACGAGTCCGTGACGAGATCGCCGATCGCATTTGTCGGTTTTGCCTGCAGGAGATGCGGCTGTCTCCTGCGGCGTTGACGTGCTACTGCTGTGTCACCG from Nitrospira japonica harbors:
- a CDS encoding arsenite methyltransferase, with the protein product MNRPADIKAHVRDEYGQAARQAQSDKPSCCGTGHVLQGDALDPITGNLYGAEETAELPAEALRASFGCGNPTVLASIQPGETVLDLGSGGGIDVLLSARRVGPTGKVYGLDMTDEMLVLARENQRKVGMTNVEFLKGDIEQIPLPDQSVDLILSNCVINLAPDKDRVATEAFRVLKPGGRLAVSDIVIRGEMPVEIRHSVELWAGCVAGALEESVYRETLRRAGFEQITIEPTRVYSAADARGFLLGAGLDVETVAHSIDGKFMSGFVRAIKPASAKTCCGPSCCA
- the arsB gene encoding ACR3 family arsenite efflux transporter; protein product: MKQPGNSTMDVALTVPVPQAAKRLNLFERYLSLWVVGCMLMGVGLGRAFPGIVQHLRSLEVGEGSHINLPMALLIWLMIVPMMMKVDLASLRLVGQRPTGLFVTLVVNWLVKPFSMALFAWVFFRYLFAAWMTPSEAEQYIAGCIILAAAPCTAMVFVWSYLTDGDPAYTLVQVTVNDLLMPVLFVPIIGLLISGASSLSVPYAVLWYSVLAFVVIPLTIGTLLRAWLMRQYGARWFTDDFLPRFAPVTIAALLLTLVLIFAFQADNILTNPWHVALIAVPIVLQVYLNAALAYGLMQRLGVPYAVAAPGSLIGASNFFELAVATAIALFGPESGAALATVVGVLVEVPVMLSVCGICTRTRHWFPLKQVA
- a CDS encoding arsenate reductase ArsC, producing MKPRILFLCTGNSARSQMAEALLTLIAGDHFDVASAGTHPVGVHPMTVAVMKELGVERSGYRSKSVQEFIGQQFDYVITVCDRAKETCPIFPSASRLLHWSFDDPASVTEAVRREAFVRVRDEIADRICRFCLQEMRLSPAALTCYCCVTDTTDRGR
- a CDS encoding ArsR/SmtB family transcription factor translates to MPHTGSVNAVSLFHALSDETRLAVLEELKEGERCVCELTEAMKAGQSRLSFHLKVLKEAGLILDRREGRWMYYAINPEAIESLEELVKTLKRAAKSGGAGRRCC